One Paenibacillus sp. FSL H7-0737 DNA segment encodes these proteins:
- the flhA gene encoding flagellar biosynthesis protein FlhA, protein MKAKDLTVLLGIIGIVLMMILPIPSWLLDVLLVINISIALIIILVAMNTKNALEFSIFPSLLLVTTLFRLSLNISTTKLILTYADAGSVVSTFGSWIAGGQIAVGFIVFLILVVVQFIVITKGSERVAEVGARFTLDAMPGKQMSIDADLNAGMINETQARERRRNVEREADFFGAMDGASKFVKGDAIASIIILLINLIGGFIIGMVVHGMDFSTALSTYSVLTIGDGLVSQIPALLISTAAGLIVTRASSEGNLAEELTGQLLSYPKLLYIVAVTVAFLGLFTPIHMITTLPLAGLLAFAAYSMGQNLNRKQIAEEQLVEEKQIEEVRSPESVINLLSVDPIEFEFGYGLIPLADTGQGGDLLDRIIMIRRQCALEMGLVVPVIRIRDNIQLKPNEYVIKIKGNTVGGGELLLNHYLAMSPGYDDESINGIETIEPSFGLPALWIDESVKERAELSGYTVVDPPSVVATHLTELIKRYGHELLGRQETKMLVDNLRDNYPVLVDDLIPSVLAIGDVQKVLAKLLREKISIRDLVTIFETLADYGTYTKDPDILTEYVRQSLSRQITQQFSQVGETLKVITVGPNLEKKISESVQQSEQGSYLALDPASTQTIYQRLSEQINRLLQSGQQPIVLTSPTIRMYLRQVIERTMQDIPVLSYSELEPNIEIQSVGVVNL, encoded by the coding sequence TTGAAAGCTAAAGATTTAACAGTTTTGCTAGGCATCATCGGTATTGTGCTTATGATGATTCTGCCTATCCCGTCCTGGCTTTTGGACGTTTTGCTAGTTATTAATATTTCTATAGCATTAATTATCATATTAGTTGCTATGAACACGAAGAATGCGCTCGAATTTTCAATTTTTCCTTCATTATTGCTTGTTACGACATTGTTTCGTCTGTCACTAAACATTTCGACAACGAAATTGATCCTGACTTACGCAGATGCCGGTTCCGTGGTATCTACTTTCGGAAGCTGGATCGCCGGTGGACAAATTGCCGTTGGATTTATCGTGTTTCTGATTTTGGTAGTGGTTCAGTTTATTGTTATTACTAAAGGTTCAGAGCGTGTAGCTGAGGTAGGGGCGAGATTTACCTTGGATGCGATGCCCGGCAAGCAGATGAGTATTGATGCCGATCTTAACGCAGGCATGATTAATGAAACACAGGCACGTGAGCGTCGCCGCAATGTTGAACGGGAAGCGGATTTTTTCGGAGCCATGGATGGTGCGAGTAAATTCGTTAAAGGAGACGCGATTGCGAGTATCATTATCCTGTTAATCAATCTTATTGGTGGATTTATTATCGGTATGGTTGTGCATGGAATGGATTTCTCCACTGCGTTATCTACTTATTCCGTATTGACGATCGGGGATGGTCTAGTCAGCCAGATTCCTGCTTTGCTCATTTCGACTGCAGCAGGTCTTATCGTTACTAGAGCTTCATCGGAAGGTAATCTGGCAGAAGAATTAACAGGGCAGTTACTCTCCTATCCAAAGTTATTATATATTGTTGCAGTTACTGTTGCTTTTCTAGGTCTCTTTACACCTATACATATGATTACTACGCTCCCGCTAGCTGGTTTGCTGGCTTTTGCAGCCTATAGTATGGGACAAAATTTAAATCGAAAACAGATTGCCGAAGAGCAGCTTGTTGAAGAGAAACAGATTGAAGAGGTACGAAGTCCGGAAAGTGTAATTAATTTACTCTCTGTAGATCCTATTGAATTCGAGTTCGGCTACGGTCTTATACCTTTGGCAGATACAGGTCAGGGTGGAGATTTACTAGATCGTATCATCATGATTCGACGGCAATGTGCACTTGAAATGGGTCTTGTAGTGCCTGTTATTCGCATTCGCGACAATATTCAACTAAAACCGAATGAATATGTCATAAAAATTAAAGGAAATACTGTCGGCGGCGGTGAATTATTACTTAATCACTACTTAGCCATGAGTCCAGGCTATGATGATGAATCTATAAACGGTATTGAGACCATTGAACCATCTTTTGGACTTCCAGCGTTGTGGATTGACGAATCGGTTAAAGAGCGGGCTGAATTGTCAGGTTATACCGTGGTAGATCCACCATCCGTTGTTGCAACTCATTTGACGGAGCTGATTAAGCGTTATGGACATGAGTTGTTAGGACGACAAGAAACTAAGATGTTGGTGGATAACCTAAGAGACAATTATCCAGTGCTTGTTGATGATCTTATTCCTTCGGTATTAGCGATTGGGGATGTGCAAAAGGTACTTGCCAAGCTGCTGCGCGAGAAAATATCGATCAGGGATTTGGTTACTATTTTTGAGACGTTGGCGGATTACGGGACGTACACCAAGGATCCTGATATTCTTACCGAATATGTTCGTCAATCCTTGTCCAGACAGATTACTCAGCAATTCTCGCAAGTTGGAGAGACTCTGAAAGTTATTACGGTAGGACCTAACCTAGAGAAGAAAATTTCTGAGAGTGTGCAGCAATCTGAACAGGGCAGTTATTTGGCATTGGATCCAGCATCGACTCAAACGATCTATCAGCGGTTAAGTGAACAGATCAATCGACTGCTGCAGTCAGGACAACAGCCCATTGTACTCACATCACCAACCATTCGTATGTATTTGCGGCAGGTGATTGAACGGACAATGCAGGATATTCCTGTACTGTCTTATAGCGAACTAGAACCTAACATTGAAATACAAAGCGTCGGAGTGGTGAATTTATGA
- the fliQ gene encoding flagellar biosynthesis protein FliQ has translation MSTEFIIGLASQAVYLVLEVSAPMLILGLVVGLIISIFQATTQIQEQTLAFVPKIVAVLLALLLFGPWIITKLIDFTSQILGSLYMYIG, from the coding sequence TTGAGTACGGAGTTTATTATCGGTCTAGCAAGCCAAGCCGTATATTTAGTGCTGGAAGTCAGCGCTCCCATGCTGATTCTTGGTCTGGTGGTAGGGCTAATAATCAGTATCTTTCAAGCTACGACACAGATTCAGGAACAGACGCTAGCGTTTGTTCCAAAAATCGTCGCAGTACTGCTGGCTTTATTGCTATTTGGACCGTGGATCATCACGAAGCTAATTGACTTTACTAGCCAAATTCTAGGCAGTCTCTATATGTATATTGGTTAA
- a CDS encoding flagellar biosynthetic protein FliO has product MPLNSEPLGSNNTLLNLLNVIIVLAVIIVLIVLLIRFLGRRNQTFMSGRSIRTLGAVGLGPNKSMQVIELGSSLYLIGIGENISILDKVTDPDEVALIIAAFEDQSSNQNNFLAPLIAKVKVKLRGEVPSEEIELSETSSFYETLQSKLRSAPERKEKMEELLRDDVTKDESRNL; this is encoded by the coding sequence ATGCCCCTCAATTCAGAACCGCTCGGGAGCAATAACACCCTGCTGAATTTGCTTAACGTTATTATTGTCCTTGCGGTAATCATTGTACTTATTGTGCTGCTGATCCGTTTTCTTGGACGTCGTAATCAGACCTTTATGAGCGGGCGCTCCATTCGAACGCTTGGTGCTGTAGGGCTGGGACCTAACAAGTCGATGCAGGTTATTGAACTGGGAAGCAGCCTTTACTTAATCGGGATTGGTGAGAACATATCCATCTTGGATAAAGTCACTGATCCGGATGAGGTGGCTTTGATCATTGCAGCATTTGAGGATCAGTCCTCCAACCAGAATAATTTTCTCGCACCGCTTATTGCCAAGGTTAAGGTTAAGCTGCGTGGGGAGGTTCCATCAGAAGAAATCGAGCTTAGTGAAACATCATCTTTTTACGAGACACTGCAATCCAAGCTTCGTTCTGCACCAGAGCGAAAAGAGAAAATGGAAGAGCTGTTACGGGATGATGTTACTAAGGATGAGTCGAGGAATTTATGA
- the fliM gene encoding flagellar motor switch protein FliM, which translates to MVDVLSQNEIDALLAALSSGEMDADELKKEETQKKIRSYDFKRAVRFSKDHIRSLTRIHDNFARYLTTYFSAQLRTFVQINVVQVEQLPYDEFIRSIPKMTILNIFEAEPLEGRMVMEVHPNIAFAMLDRLLGGFGTAPSKINALTEIETTIMERIFSRCFESLQEAWKTVLDIHPRMEALETNPQFMQIVSPNETIALISLSTKIGDTTGMINLCIPHVVLEPIMSRLSVHQWFVTEKKTRDADELEAIKARVHKAKLPIVAELGESSLSISEFLGLSVGDVISLNRNVDSGLSIKVGEKLKFIGSPGMVKDRVAVQIDEIVSEGVEEFDE; encoded by the coding sequence TTGGTTGATGTACTATCACAAAACGAAATAGATGCTCTACTTGCTGCACTTTCTTCAGGTGAGATGGATGCCGATGAACTTAAAAAGGAAGAAACTCAGAAGAAGATCCGATCTTATGACTTTAAACGGGCTGTTCGATTTTCTAAAGATCATATTCGTAGTCTTACAAGGATTCATGACAATTTCGCACGCTATCTTACAACGTACTTTTCAGCCCAATTACGCACCTTTGTGCAGATTAATGTCGTTCAAGTAGAGCAGCTCCCTTATGATGAATTCATTCGTTCCATTCCGAAAATGACAATACTGAACATTTTTGAAGCCGAACCTTTAGAAGGTCGAATGGTAATGGAAGTTCATCCAAACATCGCTTTCGCTATGCTGGACAGATTGCTGGGCGGTTTTGGGACTGCGCCATCTAAGATTAATGCTTTAACTGAAATCGAAACAACGATTATGGAGCGTATCTTCAGCAGATGTTTTGAGAGCTTGCAGGAGGCTTGGAAGACTGTGCTGGATATCCATCCGCGCATGGAAGCGCTCGAAACGAACCCACAGTTCATGCAAATTGTATCGCCAAATGAGACCATTGCATTGATCTCGTTAAGCACCAAAATAGGAGATACAACAGGTATGATCAATCTGTGCATACCGCACGTCGTTCTGGAACCAATAATGTCTAGACTATCTGTTCACCAATGGTTTGTAACAGAGAAGAAGACGCGGGATGCAGATGAACTTGAAGCTATTAAAGCTAGAGTTCATAAGGCGAAACTGCCGATTGTCGCTGAACTTGGAGAATCGAGCTTATCTATATCTGAGTTTCTTGGGCTTAGCGTCGGTGACGTGATCTCACTAAACAGGAATGTAGATTCTGGACTCTCGATTAAGGTAGGGGAGAAGCTTAAGTTCATCGGAAGTCCTGGAATGGTGAAAGACCGGGTAGCCGTGCAAATAGACGAGATTGTCAGTGAAGGAGTTGAAGAATTTGACGAGTAA
- the flhB gene encoding flagellar biosynthesis protein FlhB → MPKTKRYRLDLQLFAGEKTEKATPKKRQDARKKGQVAKSAELSGAVVLLAAVVSLMMFGGFMKERFMKLYTDVFQNRMMLDVTPENITLLFNQYGLQILILLAPLLGITFVMALVSNLAQVGFMATGEGITPKFSKINPIKGFKNIFSMRSFVEFLKSIFKLLIISYLVYSTLWGEKKNFASLSHISAEGIFKFAAKLTMSLGLKIGVALLIMAFLDFMYQKYEHEKSLKMSKQDIKDEYKKMEGDPLIKGKIRERQRRMAMQRMMQEVPNADVIITNPTHFAVALKYDGSKMEAPQIIAKGQDYVALRIRELAKEHGVVTMENKPLARALFQRAEIGDVVPNDLFQAVAEVLAYVYKLKGKRK, encoded by the coding sequence ATGCCTAAGACGAAGCGTTATAGACTAGATCTTCAACTCTTCGCCGGTGAAAAGACGGAAAAAGCAACCCCGAAGAAACGGCAGGATGCTCGTAAAAAAGGCCAAGTAGCCAAAAGTGCTGAGCTGTCTGGTGCGGTTGTATTGCTAGCTGCGGTAGTTAGCTTGATGATGTTTGGTGGTTTTATGAAAGAGCGTTTTATGAAGCTATACACGGACGTATTTCAGAATCGAATGATGCTGGACGTTACGCCTGAGAATATAACGCTGCTATTTAATCAGTATGGCTTGCAAATCTTGATTTTGCTAGCTCCATTACTTGGAATTACGTTTGTTATGGCACTTGTTTCCAACTTGGCGCAGGTGGGCTTTATGGCTACAGGAGAGGGGATTACTCCTAAATTCAGTAAGATTAATCCGATAAAAGGATTCAAAAATATTTTCTCTATGCGTTCGTTTGTAGAATTCCTGAAATCAATATTTAAGCTTCTAATTATTTCTTATCTGGTATATAGCACATTATGGGGAGAAAAGAAGAACTTTGCATCCCTGTCGCATATCAGTGCGGAGGGAATTTTTAAGTTTGCGGCCAAGCTGACGATGAGTCTTGGTTTGAAAATCGGGGTTGCCCTGCTAATTATGGCTTTTCTAGATTTTATGTATCAGAAGTACGAGCATGAAAAAAGCCTGAAAATGTCTAAGCAGGATATCAAGGATGAATACAAAAAAATGGAGGGTGACCCTCTAATTAAAGGTAAGATCAGGGAACGCCAACGCAGAATGGCCATGCAGCGTATGATGCAGGAAGTTCCTAACGCGGATGTAATTATTACAAATCCAACTCACTTTGCTGTTGCGCTAAAATATGATGGTTCCAAAATGGAGGCGCCACAGATTATTGCAAAAGGGCAGGATTATGTAGCACTTCGTATACGGGAGCTGGCTAAAGAACATGGCGTCGTGACTATGGAAAACAAACCGCTGGCACGGGCATTATTCCAAAGAGCAGAAATTGGAGATGTCGTTCCAAATGATCTGTTTCAGGCTGTAGCTGAAGTGCTGGCATATGTATATAAACTTAAAGGTAAGAGGAAATAA
- the fliY gene encoding flagellar motor switch phosphatase FliY, giving the protein MTSKDYLSQEEIDALLRQSAEGSLAPSEKTVNDYLTPFEQDALGEIGNITFGSAATALSTLLGKKVDITTPQVSIITRGEFEVAFPKPHVAVHVEYVDGFQGINSLVIKIRDAQVIADLMLGGEGEPKDEELNEIHISAVQEAMNQMMGSSATSMSTIFNRFVNISPPGIDILNMSSGEGVGSLPNDETLIRISFRLKIGDLIDSTIMQLLPVQFAKDMVTMLLGDVSPAAQEAAVTSTETPAKPAQETPPVAPPVQQAPSQPVGETPPPYPPQGMPGYPGMPEGGYYYPPAGMPAYGMPGMPPYGMPPQGMPYGQTPPLSPEANRNVNVQPVQFANLNGGAFGHIDENNLNLLMDIPLRVTVELGRTQKQIKDILEMSQGSIIELDKLAGEPVDILVNNKLIAKGEVVVIDENFGVRVTDIVSQWDRIQKLQ; this is encoded by the coding sequence TTGACGAGTAAAGATTATTTATCCCAAGAAGAAATCGACGCCCTTCTGAGACAATCTGCGGAAGGCTCATTGGCTCCTTCAGAGAAAACGGTAAATGACTATTTAACACCGTTTGAACAGGATGCTTTGGGTGAAATCGGTAATATAACGTTTGGTAGTGCAGCGACAGCTCTTTCCACATTACTAGGGAAAAAGGTTGATATTACAACCCCTCAAGTTTCCATCATTACACGCGGGGAATTTGAAGTGGCTTTTCCTAAACCACATGTAGCTGTACACGTGGAATATGTAGATGGATTTCAGGGTATTAACTCTCTTGTTATTAAGATTAGGGATGCACAGGTCATCGCAGATTTAATGCTTGGTGGAGAAGGCGAACCTAAAGATGAAGAATTGAATGAAATTCACATTAGTGCTGTGCAGGAAGCAATGAACCAAATGATGGGTTCTTCTGCCACATCAATGTCTACGATCTTCAATCGGTTTGTTAATATTTCACCTCCGGGTATCGACATTCTGAACATGTCCAGCGGTGAAGGTGTCGGCAGCTTACCCAATGACGAAACCTTAATTCGAATTTCGTTCCGACTTAAGATAGGAGATTTAATCGACTCTACTATTATGCAGCTCTTGCCTGTCCAGTTTGCTAAGGATATGGTAACGATGCTTCTGGGTGATGTAAGCCCTGCAGCGCAGGAGGCTGCAGTTACGTCGACAGAGACTCCTGCTAAGCCGGCTCAAGAGACGCCTCCTGTAGCTCCTCCAGTGCAACAGGCGCCTTCACAGCCCGTAGGAGAAACACCTCCGCCGTACCCGCCGCAGGGGATGCCTGGTTATCCAGGAATGCCAGAAGGCGGATATTATTACCCTCCAGCAGGAATGCCGGCGTATGGCATGCCAGGGATGCCACCCTACGGAATGCCGCCTCAAGGCATGCCTTATGGGCAGACACCACCGCTTAGTCCTGAAGCGAATCGCAATGTAAATGTACAGCCTGTACAGTTTGCTAACCTTAACGGTGGAGCTTTTGGTCATATTGATGAAAACAATTTAAATTTATTGATGGACATACCGCTTAGAGTAACCGTAGAATTAGGAAGGACCCAGAAGCAGATTAAAGATATTTTAGAAATGTCTCAAGGCTCGATCATTGAGCTGGACAAGCTCGCCGGTGAGCCTGTAGATATTTTGGTTAACAACAAGCTTATTGCCAAAGGTGAAGTCGTAGTTATCGATGAAAACTTCGGCGTACGCGTTACGGATATCGTCAGCCAGTGGGACCGAATTCAGAAATTACAATAA
- the fliR gene encoding flagellar biosynthetic protein FliR, whose amino-acid sequence MDTLLQSLPVFLLIFCRITAFFVVVPVFSSQGVPTTFKIGISFFVALVVFSANGTGITIPQDFSYILLIMREVLIGLLLGFIGYLMFMAIQTAGSFIDIQIGFGIANVIDPMTGTSAPILGNFKYMIALLMFLSMNGHHHLLDAIVYSYKWIPMNNDLFLRMVDGSLSEFLVRTFAQSFVLAFQMSAPLVTALFLTDVGLAFLARTAPQYNVFVIGVPLKIIIGIALLLVLMPGLAVLFQNLFEIMFESMENLLGLMGKKP is encoded by the coding sequence ATGGATACCTTATTGCAAAGTTTACCCGTCTTTTTGCTTATTTTTTGTCGAATTACAGCCTTTTTTGTTGTCGTTCCTGTATTTTCTTCTCAAGGGGTACCGACAACTTTTAAGATTGGCATATCTTTTTTTGTAGCATTGGTAGTCTTTAGTGCTAATGGAACAGGGATTACTATTCCGCAGGATTTTAGTTATATTTTGCTTATTATGAGAGAAGTATTAATAGGCTTATTGCTAGGTTTCATTGGATATTTGATGTTTATGGCGATTCAGACAGCAGGTTCTTTCATAGATATTCAGATTGGCTTCGGTATTGCCAACGTCATTGATCCTATGACAGGAACGTCAGCACCTATTCTCGGTAATTTCAAATATATGATAGCCCTGCTAATGTTTTTGAGTATGAATGGACATCACCATTTACTAGATGCCATTGTGTACAGCTATAAATGGATTCCTATGAATAATGATTTATTTCTACGCATGGTTGATGGTAGTTTGTCAGAGTTTCTGGTCCGAACATTTGCGCAGTCGTTTGTATTAGCGTTTCAAATGTCGGCTCCATTAGTAACTGCACTGTTTCTGACCGATGTTGGTCTTGCTTTTTTAGCGAGAACGGCTCCGCAATATAATGTATTTGTTATAGGGGTTCCTCTAAAAATCATCATAGGTATTGCACTTCTTTTAGTGCTGATGCCAGGTCTGGCTGTGTTGTTTCAGAATCTCTTCGAAATCATGTTCGAATCCATGGAGAATTTACTGGGTCTCATGGGGAAGAAGCCGTAG
- the fliP gene encoding flagellar type III secretion system pore protein FliP (The bacterial flagellar biogenesis protein FliP forms a type III secretion system (T3SS)-type pore required for flagellar assembly.): MKKKLILAILLFGFISIVMMRPIHADPIPNVNIQVGNEDGSSGGTSSISILLLVTVLSIAPAFLVLMTSFTRIVIVLGFVRTSLGTQAMPPNQVLVGLALFLTLFIMSPTLAQVNETALQPYMKGTITQTEAFDKAADPMKEFMFKQTNSKDLLLFMKYTGYTGSAKPATYSDIPLTVMVPAFAIGELKKAFTMGFLIFIPFLIIDIVVASTLMAMGMMMLPPVMISLPFKIMLFVLVDGWYLVIKSLLLSFNT, translated from the coding sequence ATGAAAAAGAAGCTAATTCTTGCTATTCTGCTATTCGGGTTCATTAGTATAGTTATGATGCGGCCGATACATGCTGATCCTATACCTAATGTTAATATTCAGGTCGGTAATGAAGATGGTTCAAGCGGTGGTACCAGTTCCATATCGATTCTTCTTCTCGTTACGGTTCTGAGTATTGCTCCGGCGTTTCTAGTTCTTATGACCAGTTTTACTAGAATTGTAATCGTGCTCGGTTTTGTTAGAACCTCACTTGGTACTCAGGCCATGCCTCCGAATCAGGTGCTGGTAGGGCTTGCTCTGTTTCTGACCCTGTTCATTATGTCGCCAACTTTGGCGCAAGTGAATGAAACGGCATTACAGCCGTATATGAAGGGGACGATTACCCAGACTGAGGCTTTTGATAAAGCTGCTGATCCGATGAAAGAGTTTATGTTTAAACAGACCAATTCCAAAGACCTTTTGTTATTTATGAAATATACCGGTTATACGGGATCGGCTAAACCGGCTACATACAGTGATATTCCACTGACGGTGATGGTGCCAGCTTTCGCAATTGGAGAATTGAAAAAAGCTTTTACAATGGGCTTCTTAATTTTCATTCCATTTCTGATTATTGATATTGTTGTGGCGAGTACGCTGATGGCTATGGGGATGATGATGCTTCCCCCGGTCATGATTTCATTACCTTTTAAAATTATGCTCTTTGTACTGGTAGACGGCTGGTACTTAGTCATTAAATCACTACTTCTTAGTTTTAACACCTGA
- a CDS encoding response regulator, which produces MANRILIVDDAAFMRMMIRDILSKNGFEVVGEAQDGSQAIEKFKELRPDLITMDITMPEMDGIAALKEIKKVDPAAKVIMCSAMGQQAMVIDAIQAGAKDFIVKPFQADRVIEAINKTLGV; this is translated from the coding sequence ATGGCTAACCGAATTCTAATCGTGGACGATGCAGCATTTATGAGAATGATGATCCGTGACATTTTGTCGAAAAACGGATTTGAAGTAGTGGGCGAAGCTCAGGACGGTTCTCAAGCTATAGAGAAATTTAAAGAACTGCGTCCAGACCTTATCACGATGGATATAACTATGCCTGAGATGGACGGAATCGCCGCCCTGAAAGAAATCAAGAAGGTAGATCCGGCTGCTAAGGTCATCATGTGTTCAGCCATGGGCCAGCAGGCTATGGTTATCGATGCTATTCAAGCAGGAGCAAAAGACTTTATTGTGAAGCCTTTCCAAGCTGACCGAGTTATCGAAGCTATCAACAAAACGTTGGGTGTGTAG
- the flhF gene encoding flagellar biosynthesis protein FlhF: MRVKRYVVDTMPDAMHSIRSELGSEAVILSTKEIKIGGFLGLFKKKKIEVVAAVEKAQKESAPEKPVKPAMNIPRSAVPQAYQKASSSSSASTVTLEKPEEPRSFAEIAAALSEAIDVKESITKHPEPDQKSLESNPDETTSVSTLYESLGLDQTPEVASALENDVLREIRDMKLWMERIARQSSGARELPDSLQQLRDLLIEQEMDTVLVEEWISNISERWADEGRTWGPEKFQESLKEQLDGFLSGRIADGIAPDTQIVYIAGPTGVGKTTTIAKLAAEQLFKNGRKVGFITSDTYRISAVEQLRTYAAILNVPLEVVQSPGDLQRALFRLESCDLVIMDTAGRNYRNDMLVAELQSLLAKELRSETYLVLSLTSKSRDMKLIAEHFGRYKLDKVIFTKLDETGSYGPLFNVLNDFPLTLSYMTNGQNVPDDLLMASKEQLSEMLLGTGES, encoded by the coding sequence ATGAGAGTGAAGCGTTATGTGGTCGATACGATGCCTGACGCCATGCATTCCATTCGTAGTGAGCTTGGAAGCGAGGCAGTAATTTTAAGTACTAAAGAAATTAAGATTGGCGGATTTTTAGGATTGTTTAAAAAGAAAAAAATAGAGGTAGTAGCGGCTGTTGAAAAAGCTCAAAAGGAGAGTGCTCCTGAAAAGCCTGTGAAGCCTGCGATGAACATTCCGCGCAGCGCTGTCCCGCAAGCTTACCAAAAAGCTTCATCTTCATCATCTGCTTCTACTGTAACGTTGGAAAAGCCGGAAGAGCCTCGGTCCTTTGCGGAAATCGCCGCTGCCTTGTCGGAAGCTATTGATGTAAAAGAATCGATAACCAAACATCCAGAGCCTGATCAGAAATCTCTTGAATCCAATCCAGATGAAACTACCTCTGTATCAACCTTATATGAATCTTTAGGGTTAGATCAAACGCCAGAGGTTGCCTCGGCGCTGGAGAATGATGTTCTTCGTGAAATTAGAGATATGAAGCTTTGGATGGAACGAATCGCGAGGCAGTCTTCAGGGGCAAGAGAATTACCGGATAGTCTCCAGCAGCTTAGAGATCTTTTGATTGAGCAGGAGATGGATACTGTACTTGTTGAGGAGTGGATCAGTAATATTTCCGAACGTTGGGCGGATGAAGGGCGTACTTGGGGACCTGAGAAATTTCAGGAGTCCTTAAAAGAACAGCTCGATGGATTCCTGTCAGGGCGAATCGCTGATGGAATTGCACCTGATACCCAAATCGTATATATTGCAGGGCCCACAGGAGTAGGAAAAACTACTACCATAGCCAAGCTTGCGGCTGAACAGCTATTCAAAAACGGACGCAAGGTTGGTTTTATCACCTCTGATACGTATCGAATTTCAGCTGTGGAGCAGTTGCGTACATACGCAGCTATCCTGAATGTTCCGCTAGAGGTTGTACAATCTCCAGGAGATTTACAAAGAGCACTCTTTCGATTGGAGAGTTGTGATCTTGTAATTATGGATACAGCGGGACGGAATTATCGTAATGATATGCTTGTAGCAGAACTGCAAAGCTTGCTTGCGAAGGAATTAAGAAGTGAGACCTATCTTGTACTCAGCTTAACTTCGAAAAGCCGTGATATGAAATTGATTGCCGAGCATTTCGGCAGGTACAAGCTGGATAAAGTTATTTTTACCAAGCTAGATGAGACGGGAAGTTATGGACCACTCTTTAACGTCCTGAATGATTTCCCTCTCACATTATCTTATATGACCAATGGTCAAAATGTACCTGACGATTTATTGATGGCTTCCAAAGAACAACTTAGTGAGATGCTTCTTGGAACAGGTGAATCATGA
- a CDS encoding MinD/ParA family protein — protein sequence MMDQAQSLRQLVSSQEPKLAEKGETSARIITVCSGKGGVGKSNFTLNFALTLKAMGKRVLLFDADIGMANIDVLMGVSAKYNLYHLLKREADIEQIIQLGPNGLPFIAGGSGMDELFSLSESDLNYFTAQIALIADSMDYILFDTGAGLSKETMKFITSADDCLVVTTPEPTAITDAYALMKVVNRTYPDISFKLIVNQAGDEREASVTSDKIRMAASRFLQLDVSYLGHISSDAHVVQAVKRQTPFSLAFPNSVAAKDIHRLALSYLTIDGKKETKVQGIKGFIHKWLKRSK from the coding sequence ATGATGGATCAGGCACAATCCTTGAGACAGCTTGTATCCAGTCAGGAGCCTAAACTAGCTGAAAAAGGGGAAACATCCGCCCGTATCATTACTGTTTGTAGTGGTAAAGGTGGCGTAGGGAAATCGAATTTTACACTTAATTTCGCTTTAACTTTAAAAGCAATGGGAAAGAGAGTATTGCTGTTCGATGCAGATATTGGCATGGCTAACATAGACGTGTTAATGGGCGTGTCGGCGAAGTATAACCTATATCATCTGTTAAAAAGAGAAGCGGATATTGAGCAGATTATTCAGTTAGGACCGAACGGGCTTCCTTTTATAGCTGGTGGATCGGGCATGGATGAGTTATTTTCTCTTTCGGAATCGGACCTTAATTATTTCACAGCCCAGATAGCCCTTATTGCGGACAGCATGGATTATATTTTGTTCGATACAGGTGCTGGATTATCTAAGGAAACGATGAAGTTTATAACCTCTGCGGACGATTGCCTAGTAGTTACAACACCAGAGCCAACTGCTATAACAGACGCTTACGCATTAATGAAGGTTGTGAATCGGACATATCCGGATATTTCTTTTAAACTGATCGTGAATCAAGCGGGTGATGAGAGAGAAGCATCAGTGACAAGTGATAAGATCCGTATGGCGGCCAGTCGTTTTTTGCAATTAGATGTTTCCTATCTTGGTCATATAAGCTCAGATGCCCATGTAGTGCAGGCTGTCAAAAGGCAGACGCCATTTTCATTGGCTTTTCCAAACAGTGTTGCTGCAAAAGATATACATCGGCTAGCCCTAAGTTATTTGACCATAGATGGTAAAAAAGAAACAAAAGTTCAAGGCATAAAAGGCTTTATCCATAAATGGTTAAAGCGAAGTAAATAA